Within Macaca nemestrina isolate mMacNem1 chromosome X, mMacNem.hap1, whole genome shotgun sequence, the genomic segment AAAAGCTATAGTCATTGATCAGTTTAAGCATTTGGCTTTTTGGCTTCAAACATCAACATTCATTCTGATACTACAATTCAAGTGTCTCTAAAAGGCAGCATTATATCCAATATCAggagtttaaaatgtaaaataaagttgCAAGAAATCACACTTAGTAACAGAATATCCTTCTCCTATGTCTAATCCTGTAGCTCTAAAACTTTTGGTCTCTGGACCCCTTTATTCccttaacatttattgaggatcTGGATGCCAAAGTGCTTTTGTTCATGAGGTTTATATCTATCAATATTTACCATactaaaaaaaaactgaaaattttaaaagtattaatttatttaaacataataaACCCATTACATGCTAacacaaataacattttatgaaaaatagccatattttcaaaaacagaaaaagagatttGTGAGAAGATGGCAATGTTTTACATTTGCAacactttttttgagatagagtgaAAAGCTAATGTCTtcacattataataaaaatattttgatctcATAGTCCCCCCTGAAAGGCTCTCAAGGAACCCAGGGGTCCACGGGCGATGCTTTGACAACTGCTGATCTAATCTAAAGCCTGacattaaagacaaaaaaatgtccacacaaaaggtgtcttaatttttatttaaaaataaacaaaaaaataccccacacatacatacacagttCACTGGGTCAAACACTTCTACCTTTAGCTTTAAATAGAAGCCAAAGATTGATGTGTGCTCATGGCAAAACTAAAAATGCCATTTCTGAGACCAGGGTCAAGATATAATCAATCATTTTTAGTCCATGAAAGCTGCTAAACCTATTAACTAAGCACACATGCCTTAGTTCCCTTTCCAACATTTGCTTAAACCTGTTTGTGCTGCATGGGCTATCATCTTTCAGTTGGCACATTTTCAGAATAGACCAGAGCATGACAGGGATTCTCTAACAGCCCACTGAAAGATCTCATACAATTTAGGAAAACGGGAAAATTATCCTTGAAgcacaataataataacattacGAACTTAGTGTAGATAGCTCTTCACATTTTACAAATTTCTTACATATATACCATCTCATTTGATCCTTGTAAAGatgatattatccccattttagagttGAGGAGGTTGAGGGTCAGATATGGTTCTTGCTCAAGGTACAGTGGTGACAAGTATGTGATGGAGGAGATCTGAGTTCAGGTCATCTGACTCCTACTTCAGGATTCCCCTCAGTGTTACTCCTTCCTTTGGTTCCAGGGCAGGACTGGGGGAGGCGTCCGtagggatggagctggaagcaGCAGGAAATGACACACCTGAAGCCTATATTCCTTCTGCCTGCCTCATCAATCATTTTATCCAACGCTGAAAAGGTTTGGAAGTGGTACAAACATTTCCCTTAACTGACCTAATGAATTTGCCATCAGTGCATACAAAATGAAACTTTATGATACAactgtcttgttttcttttatttctcagcCAGCTTATGTTGGCAACCCATTGACAGCCTGTTCTGTCTGCtccaagaaaaaagtaaaaacccTACAGTTAAAAAAATACCTGATGAAAATACAAAAGGAAGTCGCAACAATGATGAGATCTGTGTGGGGCTATTACTAGATTTATTGTGAACCTAGCATAACACGGACTTTGCAATCTTCTTATACCAATTGGAGAGCAATATAAAAATCACAGTTCataatttaatggaaaattacctCTTAACAATCTTGAGGCAAAGACATCAgcctatataaaaatattaagaaaataatttcaaaaattttattttaactaaaCTCTTAAGGGCTTGAAAATTCTGTGGCAGTAGGAGAGAGTGTAGAACGTACAGTAAAAGGCAATAAAACAGTGAGAATAATTTTACCATTCATGAGTAAAGGAGTAATGGGTATCTACTGCCTATCATTAATCCACACATATATCCATTTTAGAAATTACTTCATTGCCTGGAAATCTGTCTCATCAAGATGTTAATATACACCACAGGAGATATTCAAGATGCTAAGAAAACACTGTTTAATTTTGGAAGTCGGGGGGGAGTGGTCAACCAAAAAGAAAATCCCTATTACAAAACAAGCGGAATGCTAACAAAGACCTTATTGCTATCTGCTGTAAGCAAGTTATCAGTAGCTTACGCATTATTGCtcacacacactctttctctttctaacaTCAAGAATGAgtatgtgtaatttttttctttttaaggtagATGAAGAATTATCAAGTTAACAAAAGCCAGTCAGAATTAGAAAACATGCTAAGTATATCCAGTTTGCAAAAATCTACAGCATGTCACTGGCTATTACACAAATTCTTGGTACCCTTGTTTTGCAATTTTGGTGAGTAATGCTCTCTTTCCAGGTGATTTAGGTAGAAGTTAATGGATTTTTAAGACAGTTTTACATATACTGTGttgatacatacatatgtatatatgcctatacacacatatatacacttacATGTATGTCTCATCACATCACAGAAAGACCCCGTTAGTGTTTTCCCTCTTCATATATTTCCCCTAGCAAAAATGAGCATGGATAATGATTCTACaacaagaaacaaaactaaagaaaataaaaccagaaagtaTGAAGTGGTATGCTGTAAGAGTCCAATAAAATAAGTCAATGAACATTTATGTAGTGGTAAAGTGCTAGAAAGTTCTttcattagtattttaaaaatgattagagTAAAAAGAAGTTTGCAGCTTCATTTGATGGTGGTGACCACAGGCACCATAGGAATGGCACTGGCTGAGTTGGAGTTGACTATGTCCTCATACTCTGGGGGTGGGTCTAAATGAGGTTCTGTTTCACTCCTCTGCAGGTTCACCTGGCCAGTGGCTTCCTCATAGGTTGGTGGGGGATCACAATTGGACAGGCGAGTAGAGACGGAATCTGAGCGCCCAACTACGTATCCCAGAAAGCCTGGAGACAATCCACTGCTGTCAAACACTTCATCtggtggggggggtggggtgATAATATTAAGGTGCTGAGGGAAAGGAATGTGGCCTTCAGTCACTGTCTGTCTACGAGTTTTGTT encodes:
- the LOC105499031 gene encoding transmembrane gamma-carboxyglutamic acid protein 1, with amino-acid sequence MGRVFLTGEKANSVLKRYPRANGFFEEIRQGNIERECKEEFCTFEEAREAFENNEKTKEFWSTYTKAQQGESNRGSDWFQFYLTFPLIFGLFIILLVIFLIWRCFLRNKTRRQTVTEGHIPFPQHLNIITPPPPPDEVFDSSGLSPGFLGYVVGRSDSVSTRLSNCDPPPTYEEATGQVNLQRSETEPHLDPPPEYEDIVNSNSASAIPMVPVVTTIK